The following proteins are co-located in the Thermoproteota archaeon genome:
- a CDS encoding cupin domain-containing protein: protein MSRPVIKDVDSIPFQPVPQAEKTYIRWVFSPKDGTPNFSMRMFRVEAGGHIPEHSHPWEHEILVLKGRGKIRIGDQEFEVKEGNAIYVPPDLPHEYFAYEEILFLCMIPNEGVPPELR from the coding sequence ATGTCCCGGCCCGTTATCAAGGATGTCGATTCCATCCCGTTCCAACCGGTCCCTCAAGCTGAGAAGACCTACATCAGGTGGGTGTTCTCCCCTAAGGACGGGACACCCAACTTCTCGATGAGGATGTTCAGGGTGGAGGCTGGAGGGCACATACCTGAGCACAGCCACCCATGGGAGCACGAGATCCTTGTACTGAAGGGGAGGGGGAAGATAAGGATCGGGGATCAGGAATTCGAAGTCAAGGAAGGGAATGCTATATACGTACCTCCCGATCTTCCTCACGAGTATTTCGCGTACGAGGAGATCCTGTTTCTCTGTATGATACCTAACGAGGGCGTACCTCCAGAGCTCAGGTGA
- a CDS encoding SAM-dependent chlorinase/fluorinase has translation MTSIYLITDFGTEDYYVGAMKGVIRTQCPKVDLVDISHGIRKFNIKHGAFVLWQAYRWIEKGSIVLGVVDPGVGTARDPIIVKAGPLTFVGPDNGLFWPVVQEMGEYEIFKIDIMGTGLAERRTGTFDGRDVFAPVSAMLACGKSPDDLGFRKRSMEVLDLWKVEEGDGYLKGEVLNVDGFGNVITNMRWGKVGAEKIEVITPHSWAKAVISAHYGGKGLLMIRGSTDLLELSLARGSAADFLGVDVGDSIEFRWR, from the coding sequence ATGACCTCGATATACCTCATCACTGATTTCGGTACCGAGGACTATTACGTAGGGGCAATGAAGGGAGTGATCCGTACCCAGTGCCCCAAGGTCGATCTAGTCGATATATCTCACGGGATCAGGAAGTTCAACATAAAGCACGGAGCATTCGTCCTCTGGCAGGCGTACCGTTGGATAGAGAAGGGATCCATCGTCTTGGGAGTTGTGGATCCCGGGGTGGGAACTGCTAGGGACCCAATAATAGTGAAGGCCGGTCCTCTCACCTTTGTGGGTCCGGATAACGGTCTCTTTTGGCCAGTGGTCCAAGAGATGGGAGAGTACGAGATCTTCAAGATAGATATAATGGGGACCGGTCTCGCCGAGAGGAGGACGGGCACCTTCGATGGGAGAGATGTTTTCGCTCCCGTGTCTGCTATGTTAGCATGCGGCAAATCTCCAGACGACTTGGGATTCAGGAAGAGATCCATGGAGGTTTTGGATCTGTGGAAGGTAGAGGAGGGAGACGGATACCTTAAGGGGGAAGTACTCAACGTGGATGGCTTCGGGAACGTGATAACTAACATGAGATGGGGCAAGGTGGGCGCGGAGAAGATAGAAGTGATTACACCGCATTCGTGGGCCAAGGCTGTGATATCCGCCCATTACGGGGGTAAAGGCCTCCTAATGATTAGAGGGAGCACGGATCTGCTGGAGCTCTCGTTAGCTAGGGGCAGCGCCGCCGACTTCCTCGGGGTCGATGTGGGTGACAGTATTGAGTTCAGGTGGAGGTGA
- a CDS encoding PEP/pyruvate-binding domain-containing protein, producing the protein MLIGLDDVPKHTEMEVGLKAWNLSKVKTAGARVPFTVIIPSDVISQLMSESGIRHDIFKLSRIVMDSDSPEKAFELEKEVRSKINSLSIPEDLLDGIMDSIAGNVEKMIVARPSPYASELVDGDLKGRMGVWYDEPTKKGVVRSIQRVLGGSFSLKAIARMMDLGVYPEDLDLAIMIQKVIFPRSSGIAICCPARRRNEILIESTWGSMNGVPKDRFRISMDLMEVVESELSEKKVKLLPSPQGIREVEVPHHLWMEPSVKGGEVEEIARTSSDLSLTLGTPTLMEWIIQEGTDVLFVIQAHKEPERPPIKPLERKVMNWLEERREVREIKEERSKEATKEVELLTRPRKVAPREVRVSPVALVASKIYVRYPVELSRGLVDGRIVEVDELSKLGPGDHIVILRDPSNIGDLGEVKVLVLADNPKEAKEKLFSIAASSPSSEFLIYLGKAELVLMSDELSDIYDGAVLPVNLEGLSASLSLASRFDHLMVDLNEEVPSVDLIREALSAGVEGFLLGVESVEGQMRVIHRAEMRYLLEKLRYLELLLSEWGELEV; encoded by the coding sequence TTGCTAATCGGTTTGGATGATGTTCCCAAGCACACCGAGATGGAGGTGGGATTGAAGGCTTGGAACTTATCCAAGGTGAAGACCGCTGGTGCTAGGGTTCCTTTCACCGTCATAATACCCAGCGATGTGATATCCCAGTTGATGTCGGAGTCCGGGATAAGGCACGACATCTTCAAGCTATCTAGGATAGTAATGGACTCGGACAGTCCGGAGAAGGCCTTTGAGCTTGAGAAGGAGGTCAGATCCAAGATAAACTCTCTATCGATTCCTGAGGACCTGTTGGATGGGATAATGGACTCCATTGCCGGTAATGTCGAGAAAATGATAGTCGCTAGACCGTCTCCATACGCATCCGAGCTTGTTGACGGGGACCTCAAGGGCAGGATGGGCGTGTGGTATGATGAGCCAACGAAAAAGGGGGTCGTGAGATCCATTCAGAGGGTGTTGGGCGGCTCCTTCTCACTCAAGGCCATAGCTAGGATGATGGATCTCGGAGTATATCCGGAGGATCTGGACCTAGCGATAATGATACAGAAGGTCATCTTTCCGAGATCGAGTGGGATCGCCATCTGCTGCCCCGCCAGGAGGAGAAATGAGATCCTAATTGAGTCGACTTGGGGATCGATGAATGGAGTTCCGAAGGACAGGTTCAGGATCAGCATGGATCTCATGGAGGTCGTGGAGAGCGAGCTGAGTGAGAAGAAGGTTAAGCTCTTACCCAGCCCCCAAGGCATACGCGAGGTGGAGGTCCCCCATCACCTGTGGATGGAGCCCTCGGTGAAGGGAGGGGAGGTAGAGGAGATAGCTAGAACCTCCTCCGATCTCTCACTGACCTTAGGGACCCCCACTCTTATGGAGTGGATAATTCAGGAGGGCACGGACGTTCTATTCGTGATACAGGCCCACAAGGAGCCGGAGAGGCCGCCTATTAAGCCGTTGGAGAGGAAGGTCATGAATTGGTTGGAGGAGAGGAGGGAAGTCAGGGAAATTAAGGAGGAGAGATCAAAGGAGGCGACGAAGGAGGTAGAGCTCCTCACTCGCCCAAGAAAGGTAGCTCCGAGGGAGGTTAGGGTCTCTCCGGTCGCGTTGGTGGCCTCTAAGATCTACGTCAGGTACCCTGTGGAACTCTCGAGGGGGTTGGTGGACGGCAGGATTGTGGAAGTGGACGAGCTGAGCAAATTGGGCCCCGGAGATCATATCGTTATCTTGAGGGATCCCTCAAATATAGGGGATTTGGGTGAGGTTAAGGTGTTAGTATTAGCGGATAACCCTAAGGAAGCCAAAGAAAAGCTATTTTCTATTGCAGCGTCTTCTCCGAGCTCTGAGTTCCTAATCTACTTAGGAAAGGCAGAATTGGTGCTGATGTCTGATGAGCTGTCTGACATCTACGATGGCGCTGTACTGCCAGTGAATCTCGAGGGGCTCAGTGCATCCCTCTCCCTAGCCTCCCGCTTCGACCATCTCATGGTAGATCTGAATGAGGAGGTTCCTTCGGTTGATCTGATACGTGAGGCCCTGTCCGCTGGGGTGGAGGGCTTCCTGCTGGGCGTTGAGTCTGTAGAGGGACAAATGAGGGTCATCCACCGGGCTGAGATGAGGTATCTCCTCGAGAAACTCAGATACCTAGAGCTACTTCTATCCGAGTGGGGAGAGTTAGAGGTGTGA
- a CDS encoding DHHA1 domain-containing protein: MFELVSKGGKIKVASHGEDLDGLFSASLMALIHPEDLEIHFSAPYEIRESLESFDIVLDLPPPRGGTRILVDHHESNLTLLDRVGTAFLRPEYPSTARLLYDILRECEPQVEDLSRTVDLVDQTDTGNLDMSSALFTAAIRKIFKRKRPYLIKVARDLLLHPPTTSDELIDLPAVRREVDLIWREYGDRLRELLSLEGGEALLVRIESLPSYLVPVIQLAAKRYKFFGTITTGSDGALRLSLRSREDSPLSALEVAERLGGGGHRNAAGALIMPSGMEDLLAIVRSKMKFELITV; encoded by the coding sequence ATGTTCGAGCTGGTCTCGAAGGGTGGAAAGATCAAGGTAGCTAGCCACGGGGAGGACCTAGATGGTCTATTCTCAGCCTCCCTCATGGCATTGATACATCCGGAGGACCTCGAGATCCACTTCTCCGCGCCCTACGAGATAAGGGAGTCGCTAGAGAGCTTCGATATAGTCCTAGACCTGCCTCCCCCGAGGGGCGGTACTAGAATACTCGTGGATCATCACGAGTCCAACCTCACCCTCCTTGACAGGGTGGGAACGGCCTTTCTCAGGCCGGAGTATCCGTCCACGGCGAGGCTCCTGTATGACATACTGAGGGAGTGCGAACCTCAAGTGGAGGATCTCTCTCGTACCGTAGATCTAGTTGATCAGACAGATACGGGTAACCTAGATATGTCCTCCGCCCTCTTCACGGCCGCCATCAGGAAGATCTTCAAGAGAAAGAGGCCTTATCTCATCAAAGTTGCGAGGGATCTCTTGCTACACCCTCCCACGACAAGTGATGAGCTGATTGACCTTCCTGCGGTGAGGAGGGAAGTGGATCTCATATGGAGGGAGTACGGGGACCGATTGAGGGAGTTACTATCTCTGGAGGGAGGGGAAGCTCTCTTGGTGAGGATAGAGAGCCTCCCATCCTACTTAGTGCCCGTCATACAACTAGCGGCTAAGAGATACAAGTTCTTCGGGACCATCACCACCGGATCGGATGGGGCCCTGAGGCTCTCCTTAAGGAGTCGAGAAGATTCCCCGCTCTCGGCCCTAGAAGTGGCTGAGAGATTAGGAGGGGGCGGCCACAGAAACGCCGCCGGTGCGTTGATAATGCCCTCGGGGATGGAGGACCTGCTCGCCATAGTAAGGTCTAAGATGAAGTTCGAGTTAATAACGGTTTGA
- a CDS encoding FAD synthase, with protein MGRRVLVAGTFDLIHEGHIKMLWEAKKLAGKDGELVVVIARDDNVMRFKGRFPVIRESSRAYIVKNLKPVDRVVLGEKEPLDSIVKIRPDVIALGYDQWAEERWLREELRKRGMEIEVVRLPRFGDSSSSSIIDKIVRLFCSDKEPRNGGGESKS; from the coding sequence ATGGGACGCAGGGTCTTGGTGGCTGGCACATTCGACCTGATCCACGAGGGTCATATCAAGATGCTATGGGAAGCTAAGAAACTCGCCGGCAAGGATGGGGAGCTCGTGGTGGTCATCGCGAGAGACGATAATGTGATGAGGTTCAAGGGAAGATTCCCAGTGATAAGAGAGTCGTCTAGGGCCTACATAGTGAAAAACCTGAAACCGGTCGATCGAGTCGTTCTGGGTGAGAAAGAACCCTTAGACTCCATAGTGAAGATAAGACCGGACGTAATAGCCCTAGGATACGATCAATGGGCCGAGGAGAGATGGCTTAGGGAAGAGCTGAGGAAGAGAGGTATGGAGATCGAAGTGGTGAGGCTTCCGAGGTTCGGGGACAGCTCAAGTTCCTCGATAATCGATAAGATAGTGAGACTGTTCTGTTCAGACAAGGAGCCTCGAAATGGCGGAGGAGAGTCTAAGAGCTAG
- the metG gene encoding methionine--tRNA ligase has product MRWIVASAWPYINAVPHLGTLIQVLSSDVYARYRRKKGDSVVFVSGSDEHGTPIEIEAIRKGISPKELTDKMHSYVSDLFNRFGISYDNYTRTESPTHVKFVQEFYMRIYENGHLFEKETEQLYCPNDKMFLPDRFVIGTCPYCGYEKAHGDQCDRCGRLLNPTDLINPRCAICGAEPELRRTKHWFFDLPKFSGKLKEYVESNEQLPDNARSMSLSMIEDGLKPRSITRDNKWGIPAPFPGAEGKTIYVWMEAVLGYVSAVKEHFERLGKPEEFNEFWKGKDTKSIYFIGKDNIPFHTLIFPALLMASEEGYVLPYNVASTEFLLFEGEKFSKRERIGIWLDEALALLPADYWRFYMIYIRPETKDANFAWDDMVAKINDELNDTLGNLIHRVLSFIKSRYNGIVPDAQLDEESEKMLKEAKEIAERVEDNLERVRLRDALKEFLEMARLGNRFFNSREPWRDIRKNKPRADSTVIASFNLLKAMASYMHIFMPFSAEKLWRMMGLDGEPAPFSEAFNIVTGVQLGEVEPLFHKVNKEELQEKLEEVRERGEVLSARE; this is encoded by the coding sequence ATGAGGTGGATAGTGGCCTCGGCATGGCCCTACATAAATGCTGTGCCCCATCTGGGCACCCTCATACAAGTACTCTCCTCCGATGTGTACGCTAGGTACAGGAGGAAGAAAGGGGACTCGGTGGTCTTTGTATCAGGTTCCGACGAGCATGGAACTCCCATAGAAATAGAGGCGATAAGGAAAGGGATAAGTCCTAAGGAGCTCACTGACAAGATGCATTCTTACGTCTCGGATCTCTTCAATAGGTTCGGAATAAGCTACGACAACTACACGAGAACGGAGAGCCCCACCCATGTGAAGTTCGTTCAGGAGTTCTACATGAGGATCTACGAGAACGGGCACCTATTCGAGAAGGAGACGGAACAGCTTTACTGCCCCAACGACAAGATGTTCCTGCCCGATAGGTTCGTGATCGGGACGTGCCCCTACTGCGGGTACGAGAAGGCCCACGGCGACCAGTGCGATAGGTGCGGGAGGCTCCTGAACCCGACAGATCTGATCAACCCGAGGTGTGCCATATGCGGTGCTGAACCGGAACTCAGGAGGACGAAGCACTGGTTCTTCGATCTACCCAAATTCTCCGGTAAACTCAAGGAGTACGTAGAGTCGAACGAGCAGCTTCCAGATAACGCGAGGTCCATGTCCCTCTCAATGATAGAGGACGGCCTGAAACCCAGATCAATAACTAGGGATAACAAGTGGGGTATCCCAGCTCCCTTCCCCGGGGCCGAGGGGAAGACGATCTACGTGTGGATGGAAGCGGTTTTGGGCTACGTCTCAGCGGTGAAGGAGCACTTCGAGAGACTCGGCAAACCTGAGGAGTTCAACGAGTTCTGGAAGGGGAAGGACACCAAATCGATCTACTTCATAGGGAAGGACAACATACCCTTCCACACCCTGATATTCCCAGCGCTGCTAATGGCTAGTGAGGAAGGGTACGTCCTGCCCTACAACGTGGCCTCCACGGAATTCCTTCTCTTCGAGGGGGAGAAATTCTCCAAGAGGGAGAGGATAGGTATATGGCTAGACGAGGCCCTAGCCCTGCTTCCCGCCGATTACTGGCGTTTCTACATGATATACATAAGGCCCGAGACAAAGGACGCCAACTTCGCTTGGGACGACATGGTGGCCAAGATCAACGACGAGCTGAACGATACCTTAGGCAATTTGATCCACAGAGTGCTCTCCTTCATCAAGTCGAGGTACAATGGGATCGTTCCAGATGCCCAGCTCGACGAGGAGTCGGAGAAAATGCTGAAGGAAGCTAAGGAGATAGCTGAAAGGGTAGAGGACAACTTAGAGAGGGTCAGGTTGAGGGACGCCCTCAAGGAATTCCTAGAGATGGCGCGGCTCGGAAACAGGTTCTTCAACAGCAGGGAGCCTTGGAGGGATATAAGGAAGAACAAACCACGCGCTGACTCCACCGTGATCGCCTCATTCAATCTGCTGAAGGCTATGGCCTCCTACATGCATATATTCATGCCCTTCTCGGCTGAGAAGCTGTGGAGGATGATGGGTCTTGACGGTGAACCCGCGCCCTTCTCTGAAGCATTCAACATCGTAACCGGAGTCCAGCTGGGGGAAGTGGAACCCCTGTTCCACAAGGTCAATAAGGAGGAGTTGCAGGAAAAGCTGGAGGAAGTCCGAGAGAGGGGAGAGGTTCTCTCGGCTAGAGAATGA
- the thpR gene encoding RNA 2',3'-cyclic phosphodiesterase produces MGIRSFIAIDVEDPEIVSKIVRVQEEILSSSARLRPVERQNLHLTLKFLGNVEESRIELVASTMREVLESFEPFPMHLKGVGAFPRVSRPNVVWIGVDEGRDIFIEMAKELDRSLAKLGFKRETKGFEPHLTIARVKGYSGDLPEIIRRISDFDIGFIDVDEVRLKKSTLTSQGPIYETLYSIKLRQREEVGRE; encoded by the coding sequence GTGGGGATACGCAGCTTCATCGCCATAGATGTCGAGGATCCCGAGATAGTGTCCAAGATAGTCAGGGTCCAGGAGGAGATCCTCTCCTCGAGCGCCAGGCTGAGACCCGTGGAAAGGCAGAACCTCCACTTAACCTTGAAGTTCTTGGGTAATGTCGAGGAATCGAGGATAGAACTGGTGGCTTCCACCATGAGAGAGGTGCTCGAATCCTTTGAACCCTTTCCCATGCACCTCAAGGGGGTTGGCGCCTTTCCCAGGGTGAGCAGGCCGAACGTCGTGTGGATAGGCGTGGATGAGGGGAGAGATATCTTCATTGAGATGGCCAAGGAGCTCGACAGGTCTCTAGCCAAGTTAGGCTTTAAGAGGGAGACCAAGGGTTTCGAGCCCCATCTAACCATCGCTAGGGTCAAAGGCTACTCCGGCGATTTGCCTGAGATAATAAGGAGGATCTCGGATTTTGATATAGGATTCATAGATGTCGATGAGGTGAGGCTTAAGAAAAGCACCCTAACTTCGCAGGGACCGATATACGAGACGTTGTACAGCATCAAGCTTAGGCAGCGGGAGGAGGTGGGGAGAGAGTAA